One region of Bacillus pumilus genomic DNA includes:
- the rpsB gene encoding 30S ribosomal protein S2, which yields MSVISMKQLLEAGVHFGHQTRRWNPKMKRYIFTERNGIYIIDLQKTVKKVEEAYNFTKNLAADGGKILFVGTKKQAQDSVKEEAIRSGMFYVNQRWLGGTLTNFETIQKRIKRLKDIEKMQENGTFDVLPKKEVVQLKKELERLEKFLGGIKDMKGLPDALFIIDPRKERIAVAEARKLNIPIIGIVDTNCDPDEIDVVIPANDDAIRAVKLLTAKMADAILESKQGEEEAVVEETTETETTTA from the coding sequence ATGTCAGTTATTTCTATGAAACAATTGCTAGAAGCTGGTGTTCACTTCGGTCACCAAACGCGCCGCTGGAACCCAAAAATGAAGCGTTACATCTTTACAGAGCGTAACGGTATCTACATCATCGATCTTCAAAAAACGGTGAAAAAAGTAGAGGAAGCTTACAACTTCACGAAAAACCTTGCTGCTGACGGAGGAAAAATCCTTTTCGTTGGTACGAAAAAGCAAGCACAAGATTCAGTGAAAGAAGAAGCAATCCGTTCTGGTATGTTCTATGTGAACCAACGCTGGCTTGGTGGAACTTTAACAAACTTTGAAACAATCCAAAAACGTATCAAACGTTTAAAAGATATTGAAAAAATGCAAGAAAACGGTACATTCGATGTTCTTCCTAAGAAAGAAGTCGTTCAACTGAAAAAAGAATTAGAACGTCTTGAAAAATTCCTAGGCGGAATCAAAGACATGAAAGGTCTTCCGGATGCACTTTTCATTATCGACCCTCGTAAAGAGCGTATTGCAGTTGCAGAAGCTCGTAAATTGAATATCCCAATCATCGGTATCGTTGACACAAACTGTGATCCAGACGAAATTGATGTTGTGATCCCTGCAAACGATGATGCAATCCGTGCTGTAAAACTTCTAACTGCTAAAATGGCAGATGCGATTCTTGAGTCTAAACAAGGCGAAGAAGAAGCTGTTGTAGAAGAAACGACAGAAACTGAAACAACAACTGCGTAA
- the tsf gene encoding translation elongation factor Ts yields the protein MAITAQLVKELRQKTGAGMMDCKKALTETDGDIDKAIDLLREKGIAKAAKKADRIAAEGLTLIKTDGNTGVILEVNSETDFVSKNEGFQSLLNELADHLLAAKPATIEEAHASKMENGSTVEEHITSAIAKIGEKITLRRFSVITKEDNAAFGSYLHMGGRIGVLAVLNGTTDEELARDIAMHVAAVNPKYISRDQVSEEEANREREVLTQQALQEGKPENIVAKMVEGRLNKFFEEICLLDQAFVKNPDEKVKQVVAAKNASVQTYVRYEVGEGIEKRQDNFAEEVMSQVKK from the coding sequence ATGGCTATTACTGCTCAATTAGTTAAAGAACTGCGTCAAAAAACTGGTGCAGGTATGATGGACTGTAAAAAAGCGTTAACAGAAACTGATGGTGACATCGACAAAGCAATCGATCTTCTAAGAGAAAAAGGAATTGCAAAAGCTGCGAAAAAAGCAGACCGTATTGCTGCAGAAGGATTAACTCTTATCAAAACTGACGGCAACACAGGCGTGATCCTAGAAGTGAACTCTGAGACTGATTTCGTTTCGAAAAACGAAGGGTTCCAATCACTTCTTAACGAACTTGCTGATCATTTGCTTGCTGCTAAACCTGCAACAATTGAAGAAGCTCATGCTTCTAAAATGGAAAACGGTTCAACAGTTGAAGAGCATATCACATCTGCGATTGCGAAAATCGGAGAGAAAATCACTCTACGTCGTTTCTCTGTTATCACGAAAGAAGATAACGCAGCATTCGGTTCTTACTTACACATGGGCGGACGCATCGGTGTGTTAGCTGTTCTTAACGGAACAACTGACGAAGAGCTTGCAAGAGACATCGCAATGCACGTTGCTGCTGTAAACCCTAAATACATTTCTCGTGACCAAGTGTCAGAAGAAGAAGCAAACCGTGAGCGCGAAGTATTAACGCAGCAAGCGCTTCAAGAAGGAAAACCTGAAAACATCGTAGCTAAAATGGTAGAAGGCCGTCTAAACAAATTCTTCGAAGAAATTTGCTTACTTGACCAAGCTTTCGTTAAAAACCCAGATGAAAAAGTGAAACAAGTAGTAGCTGCGAAAAACGCAAGCGTTCAAACTTATGTTCGCTATGAAGTGGGCGAAGGCATCGAGAAGCGTCAAGACAACTTTGCTGAAGAAGTGATGAGCCAAGTGAAAAAATAA
- the pyrH gene encoding UMP kinase: protein MSKPKYNRIVLKLSGEALAGDAGNGINPTVIHSIAKQVKEIAELDVEVAVVVGGGNLWRGKTGSDLGMDRATADYMGMLATVMNSLALQDSLETLGIQSRVQTSIEMRQVAEPYIRRKAIRHLEKKRVVIFAAGTGNPYFSTDTTAALRAAEIEADVILMAKNNVDGVYSADPRTDADAVKYDKLSYLDVLKEGLAVMDSTASSLCMDNDIPLIVFSIMEEGNIKRAVNGESIGTIVRGK from the coding sequence ATGAGCAAACCGAAATATAATCGCATTGTACTGAAGCTAAGTGGCGAAGCACTAGCAGGTGATGCTGGAAATGGAATTAACCCAACTGTCATTCATTCAATTGCAAAGCAAGTAAAAGAAATTGCAGAGCTAGATGTTGAGGTTGCAGTTGTTGTAGGCGGAGGAAACCTTTGGCGCGGTAAGACAGGTAGTGACTTAGGAATGGACCGTGCAACAGCAGACTACATGGGCATGTTGGCAACAGTGATGAATTCACTCGCGCTACAAGACAGCCTAGAAACGCTTGGCATTCAGTCTAGGGTACAAACCTCTATCGAAATGAGACAGGTTGCAGAACCATACATAAGAAGAAAAGCGATCCGTCATCTTGAGAAGAAACGTGTCGTAATTTTTGCTGCAGGTACTGGTAACCCTTATTTCTCTACAGATACAACGGCAGCACTTCGTGCAGCAGAAATTGAAGCAGATGTCATTTTAATGGCAAAAAATAATGTAGACGGTGTCTACAGTGCTGATCCTCGTACAGATGCGGATGCAGTAAAATATGACAAGCTTTCATATCTTGATGTGCTAAAAGAAGGGCTTGCAGTAATGGATTCTACTGCGTCCTCATTATGTATGGACAATGACATTCCATTAATCGTATTCTCTATTATGGAAGAAGGAAATATTAAACGTGCCGTAAATGGCGAATCAATTGGAACGATTGTGAGGGGGAAATAA
- the frr gene encoding ribosome recycling factor produces the protein MSKEVLNQTKEKMEKAVQAYGRELATVRAGRANASLLDKVTVDYYGAQTPLNQIASITVPEARMLIITPYDKTAIGDIEKSIQKSDLGITPTSDGNVIRIAIPALTEERRKELVKVVRKYSEEAKVAVRNVRRDANDELKKLEKNGEITEDELRSSTEDVQKLTDEYVAKIDDVTKDKEKEIMEV, from the coding sequence GTGTCAAAAGAAGTATTGAACCAAACGAAAGAAAAAATGGAAAAAGCCGTTCAAGCATACGGACGTGAACTTGCAACTGTTCGTGCGGGCAGAGCAAATGCTTCATTGCTTGATAAAGTGACGGTTGATTATTACGGTGCACAAACACCACTTAACCAAATCGCGTCAATCACAGTGCCAGAAGCACGTATGCTGATTATCACACCTTATGATAAAACAGCTATCGGTGATATCGAAAAATCGATCCAAAAGTCTGATCTTGGCATCACGCCAACAAGTGACGGAAATGTGATCCGTATTGCGATTCCTGCACTAACAGAAGAAAGACGTAAAGAGCTTGTGAAAGTGGTAAGAAAATATTCAGAAGAAGCAAAAGTAGCTGTTCGTAATGTTCGTCGTGATGCAAACGATGAGTTGAAAAAGCTCGAGAAAAATGGTGAGATCACTGAAGATGAATTAAGATCATCAACAGAGGATGTTCAAAAATTGACAGATGAATATGTCGCTAAAATTGATGACGTGACGAAAGATAAAGAAAAAGAAATCATGGAAGTTTAA
- a CDS encoding isoprenyl transferase: MLNILKNWKNQQTAASNLESLTKEDILNGEIPEHIAIIMDGNGRWAKKRALPRVAGHHEGMKVVKRMTKLANELNVKVLTLYAFSTENWKRPKLEVDFLMKLPEEFLNIYLPELIEENVRVRLTGDPDGLPQHTKRAVENAVKSTTNNDGLILNFALNYGGRTEIVSACRQISEKVKEGKLQAEDITEEMFSAYLMTESLQDPDLLIRTSGEIRLSNFMLWQIAYSEFVFTDVLWPDFSDEHLIGAIGEYQRRGRRFGGI; this comes from the coding sequence ATGCTCAATATACTCAAAAATTGGAAGAATCAGCAAACTGCAGCTTCCAACTTAGAAAGTCTGACAAAAGAAGACATATTAAATGGAGAAATTCCTGAACATATCGCCATTATCATGGATGGGAACGGAAGATGGGCAAAAAAACGTGCTCTTCCGCGGGTAGCAGGACATCATGAAGGAATGAAAGTCGTCAAGCGCATGACAAAGCTTGCAAATGAGCTGAATGTCAAAGTGCTGACTTTGTATGCTTTCTCTACAGAAAATTGGAAGCGTCCAAAACTAGAAGTAGACTTTTTAATGAAACTTCCTGAAGAATTTTTAAACATCTACCTGCCCGAGCTCATCGAGGAAAATGTCCGTGTTCGCTTAACAGGTGATCCAGACGGCCTCCCGCAGCATACGAAAAGAGCGGTGGAGAACGCAGTAAAGAGTACGACGAATAACGACGGGCTCATTTTGAATTTTGCGCTCAACTATGGAGGGCGCACAGAAATCGTCTCCGCATGCAGACAAATTTCTGAAAAAGTCAAAGAAGGTAAGCTTCAAGCAGAAGACATCACAGAAGAGATGTTTTCAGCTTATTTAATGACAGAATCTCTTCAAGATCCGGATTTGCTTATTCGCACAAGTGGAGAAATTAGATTAAGCAACTTTATGCTTTGGCAAATTGCGTACAGCGAATTTGTCTTTACGGATGTGCTTTGGCCTGACTTTTCTGATGAGCATCTTATAGGCGCTATCGGAGAATACCAGCGCCGCGGCCGGAGGTTCGGTGGAATTTAG
- a CDS encoding phosphatidate cytidylyltransferase, with the protein MKQRILTGVLAAAVFLLAVIYGQMPFTLLIYLMGSVALFELLRMKKISIFSFPGIVSLILLWLLMGGENSFFPNVDASKMQIALFAVLILLTYTVLSKNSFTFDEVAFVILATLYIGVSFYYFIQIRGLYGMSAIFFAAVIIWSTDSGAYFIGKSMGKRKLWPEISPNKTVEGFIGGIVTAVVLSFVFQAITGFLPSYLLVMFITLLLSIFGQLGDLVESALKRHYHVKDSGTILPGHGGILDRFDSFLFVLPFLYLLLATFAS; encoded by the coding sequence ATGAAACAAAGAATTTTGACGGGTGTTTTGGCAGCTGCAGTCTTTTTACTTGCAGTTATATATGGACAGATGCCATTTACCCTGCTGATTTACTTAATGGGAAGTGTCGCTCTCTTTGAGCTTCTAAGAATGAAAAAGATATCGATTTTTAGCTTTCCTGGTATTGTCAGCTTAATATTGCTTTGGCTTTTAATGGGCGGAGAGAATAGCTTCTTCCCGAACGTAGACGCATCAAAAATGCAGATTGCTTTATTTGCAGTCTTAATTCTTTTAACTTATACAGTGTTGAGCAAAAACTCTTTCACATTCGATGAGGTTGCTTTTGTAATATTAGCGACATTATATATTGGTGTCAGTTTCTATTATTTTATTCAAATTAGAGGCTTATATGGCATGAGTGCGATCTTCTTCGCAGCAGTGATTATTTGGTCCACTGACTCAGGTGCCTATTTTATTGGGAAATCGATGGGAAAACGAAAGCTCTGGCCAGAGATCAGCCCAAACAAAACAGTAGAAGGATTTATCGGCGGAATCGTCACAGCGGTCGTGTTGTCATTTGTGTTTCAGGCGATTACAGGATTTTTGCCATCATATCTGCTCGTTATGTTTATTACGCTTTTGCTCAGTATCTTTGGACAGCTTGGCGACCTTGTGGAATCTGCTTTAAAGCGTCATTACCACGTGAAGGATTCAGGGACAATTCTCCCTGGACATGGCGGGATTTTGGACAGGTTTGACAGCTTTTTATTCGTTCTGCCGTTTTTATATTTATTGCTTGCAACGTTTGCCAGCTAA
- the dxr gene encoding 1-deoxy-D-xylulose-5-phosphate reductoisomerase — protein sequence MRYISLLGATGSIGEQTLDVMRQHPDKFKLKAMTFGRNVDKAIPIIEQFQPEFVGCLSEEAYHTLKGHSFEYDVKMAAGDEANIEAATYDAVDVVVNALVGSVGLVPTLKAIEQKKTIALANKETLVTAGHIVKEYAKRYDVPLLPVDSEHSAIFQCLQGEQAKNIERLIVTASGGSFRDKKRTELEGVTVEEALNHPNWSMGAKITIDSATMMNKGLEVIEAHWLFDIPYEQIDVLLHKESIIHSMVEFHDKSVMAQLGTPDMRVPIQYALTYPDRAPLPEAKSLNLWEIGQLNFQKADFDRYRCLHFAYESGKIGGTMPAVLNAANEMAVDAFLKGKVTFLQIEELIEKALNRHHVISTPSLQDIHEVDKDTRDFVQSILT from the coding sequence TTGAGATATATTTCGCTATTAGGCGCAACAGGATCAATTGGAGAACAAACATTAGATGTGATGAGGCAGCACCCAGACAAATTTAAGCTAAAAGCCATGACGTTTGGCCGAAATGTAGACAAAGCCATACCAATCATTGAACAGTTTCAGCCTGAATTTGTCGGTTGCTTAAGTGAAGAGGCCTATCACACGCTAAAAGGTCATTCATTTGAATACGATGTCAAAATGGCTGCTGGTGATGAAGCCAACATCGAAGCAGCGACCTATGATGCAGTGGACGTTGTGGTCAATGCCCTTGTCGGAAGTGTCGGGCTTGTTCCAACATTAAAGGCCATTGAACAAAAAAAGACGATTGCACTCGCAAATAAGGAAACACTTGTGACAGCTGGTCATATAGTAAAAGAGTACGCGAAAAGATATGATGTACCTTTACTTCCTGTCGATAGTGAGCATTCCGCTATTTTTCAATGCCTGCAAGGTGAACAAGCTAAAAACATTGAACGCTTAATCGTGACAGCCTCAGGTGGTAGTTTCCGAGATAAAAAACGAACTGAACTTGAAGGTGTTACGGTTGAAGAAGCGCTGAACCACCCAAACTGGTCGATGGGAGCGAAAATTACCATTGATTCAGCGACGATGATGAATAAAGGGCTCGAGGTGATTGAGGCACATTGGTTGTTTGATATACCGTATGAACAAATTGATGTGCTGTTACATAAAGAGAGCATTATCCATTCGATGGTGGAATTTCACGACAAAAGCGTCATGGCTCAGTTAGGGACACCTGACATGAGAGTGCCCATTCAATATGCACTCACATACCCTGACAGGGCGCCATTACCAGAAGCAAAATCATTGAACCTTTGGGAGATTGGACAATTGAATTTCCAAAAAGCGGATTTTGACAGGTATCGCTGCTTACATTTTGCTTATGAATCAGGTAAAATAGGAGGGACAATGCCTGCTGTGCTCAATGCAGCAAATGAAATGGCAGTCGATGCATTTCTGAAAGGCAAAGTAACATTCCTGCAAATTGAAGAATTGATTGAAAAGGCACTAAACAGACATCATGTGATTTCAACGCCTAGTTTGCAAGATATCCATGAAGTGGACAAAGATACACGAGACTTTGTTCAATCAATCCTCACATAA
- the rseP gene encoding RIP metalloprotease RseP: MFVNTVIAFIIIFGTLVFFHELGHLIMAQRAGILCREFAIGFGPKIFSFKRKETVYTIRLLPIGGFVKMAGEDPEVIEIKPGHTVGLLFNEQNEVEKIILNDKEKYPDALVIEVEQIDLDHAMRISGYEAGNEDILTGYNVSQTSFYIADGEEIQIAPYNRQFGSKTVWQRIKAIAAGPIMNFILAYVILVALGFIQGVTIDDPVLGKLTKDGRAAEAGLMQGDHIVSINGDKMNSWTDVVQTVQKNPEKKMNVVIDRDGKESTVQVVPEAVKADGKNIGRFGSYPPTENGFLKVISSSGTTVISTAGLILTNLQKIVTGQFSLDMLAGPVGIYDMTGEVAKQGVLTLMQFAAFLSINLGIVNLLPIPALDGGRLLFLFVEAIRGKPINREKEALVVFIGVAFLMLLMLVVTWNDIQRLFL; the protein is encoded by the coding sequence ATGTTCGTGAATACAGTGATTGCGTTTATTATTATTTTTGGAACGCTCGTTTTTTTCCACGAGCTTGGCCATTTAATTATGGCGCAGCGAGCGGGGATTTTATGCCGTGAGTTCGCAATTGGTTTTGGGCCGAAGATTTTCTCCTTTAAACGAAAAGAAACCGTTTATACCATTAGACTTCTCCCTATTGGCGGATTTGTTAAAATGGCAGGAGAGGACCCTGAAGTCATTGAAATTAAACCAGGTCATACAGTGGGGCTCTTATTCAATGAGCAAAATGAAGTAGAAAAAATCATTTTAAATGATAAAGAAAAATATCCTGATGCACTTGTCATCGAAGTTGAGCAGATTGATTTAGATCATGCCATGAGAATCTCAGGATATGAAGCTGGAAATGAAGATATTTTGACTGGCTACAATGTGAGTCAAACAAGCTTTTATATTGCAGATGGTGAAGAAATTCAAATCGCACCATACAATCGTCAATTTGGATCAAAAACGGTATGGCAGCGTATTAAAGCGATCGCAGCTGGACCGATTATGAACTTTATTTTGGCGTATGTGATTTTGGTTGCTTTAGGGTTTATTCAAGGGGTCACCATTGATGATCCTGTACTCGGCAAGCTGACGAAAGACGGCCGAGCGGCAGAAGCTGGACTCATGCAGGGAGACCACATCGTGTCCATTAACGGGGATAAAATGAATTCTTGGACAGACGTCGTTCAAACCGTTCAAAAGAACCCTGAGAAAAAAATGAATGTCGTCATTGACCGAGACGGCAAAGAAAGCACTGTGCAGGTTGTACCAGAAGCTGTGAAAGCAGACGGAAAAAACATTGGCCGTTTCGGATCTTATCCGCCAACGGAAAATGGATTTCTGAAGGTTATTTCATCCTCAGGAACGACTGTGATTTCAACAGCAGGTCTGATTTTAACGAACTTACAAAAGATTGTCACAGGGCAATTTTCACTAGATATGTTAGCAGGTCCTGTTGGGATCTATGACATGACAGGAGAAGTAGCTAAGCAAGGTGTGTTAACATTAATGCAGTTTGCGGCGTTCCTTAGTATTAACTTAGGTATCGTGAATTTATTGCCGATTCCTGCACTAGACGGAGGACGTTTACTATTCTTGTTTGTTGAAGCCATTCGCGGTAAACCAATTAATCGTGAGAAAGAAGCACTTGTTGTCTTTATCGGTGTTGCATTCCTCATGCTGTTAATGCTAGTGGTTACGTGGAATGACATCCAGCGATTATTTTTATAA
- a CDS encoding proline--tRNA ligase codes for MRQSLTFIPTLREVPADAEAKSHQLLVRAGFIRQNTSGIYHYLPLAHKVIQHIQSIVRKEMEKAGAAELLMPVLQQAEMWQESGRWYTYGPELMRMKDRHGREFALGPTHEEVITSLVRSEVKSYKKLPLTLYQIQSKFRDEQRPRFGLLRGREFIMKDAYSFHSSPESLDDTYNKMFTAYSNVFSKVGLNFRPVIADSGAMGGKDTHEFMALSEVGEDTIAYSDTSSYAANIEMAEAVYRGEETNPADFKELEKVHTPQAKTIQDIAGFLEVDPSLFIKSVLFKADDAYVLILTRGDHEVNDVKVKNLVGAQLVELATREEVLEVIGTEPGFVGPVKLEAEVDIYADLAVKGMTNAVAGANEADYHFVNVNPARDVSVKEFTDLRLIQEGDVSPDGEGTIQFAKGIEVGQVFKLGTRYSESMDATYLDENGRAQPMIMGCYGIGISRTLSAIVEQHHDEKGIIWPEAVAPYDLHLLALNMKNDAQKELAETLYERLEDEGFDVLFDDRQERAGVKFADSDLIGLPIRISCGKRSEEGIVEVKFRKSGESHEVSVDELISFIRQA; via the coding sequence ATGAGACAATCCCTGACTTTCATACCAACTCTTCGAGAGGTGCCAGCAGATGCTGAGGCAAAAAGTCACCAGCTCTTAGTAAGAGCTGGGTTCATTAGACAAAACACAAGCGGAATCTATCATTATCTGCCGCTTGCTCATAAAGTCATCCAGCATATTCAATCCATCGTTCGCAAGGAGATGGAAAAGGCGGGAGCAGCTGAGCTGTTAATGCCAGTGCTGCAGCAGGCAGAAATGTGGCAAGAGTCAGGAAGATGGTATACATACGGTCCAGAATTGATGCGTATGAAAGATCGTCATGGCCGTGAGTTTGCACTTGGCCCAACGCACGAAGAAGTGATTACATCACTTGTACGCAGCGAAGTGAAATCGTATAAGAAGCTTCCTTTAACTCTTTATCAAATTCAATCAAAATTCCGCGACGAACAGAGACCACGTTTTGGGCTACTACGCGGACGTGAATTTATTATGAAGGATGCGTACTCATTCCATTCTTCACCAGAAAGCCTTGATGACACTTACAACAAGATGTTTACAGCTTACTCCAATGTATTCTCAAAAGTAGGTCTTAATTTTAGACCAGTTATTGCAGATTCTGGTGCAATGGGAGGAAAAGATACACATGAGTTTATGGCACTGTCAGAAGTAGGAGAAGATACAATCGCATACTCTGATACATCTTCCTATGCTGCGAACATTGAAATGGCTGAAGCTGTTTATCGAGGAGAAGAAACAAATCCTGCGGACTTCAAAGAACTTGAAAAAGTCCATACACCGCAAGCAAAAACGATTCAAGACATCGCTGGATTTTTAGAAGTTGATCCTTCTCTTTTTATCAAGTCTGTTTTGTTTAAAGCAGATGATGCGTATGTTCTCATCCTGACGAGAGGCGACCATGAAGTAAATGATGTGAAAGTGAAAAACTTGGTAGGAGCACAGCTTGTAGAGCTTGCTACTCGCGAAGAAGTACTAGAAGTCATTGGAACAGAGCCTGGATTTGTTGGTCCAGTGAAGCTGGAAGCAGAAGTCGATATTTATGCAGACCTTGCGGTTAAAGGCATGACAAATGCTGTTGCAGGTGCAAACGAAGCGGATTATCACTTTGTCAATGTCAATCCTGCGCGTGATGTGTCAGTGAAAGAATTCACAGATCTCCGTTTGATCCAAGAAGGCGACGTTTCTCCAGATGGAGAAGGCACAATCCAGTTTGCTAAAGGGATTGAAGTAGGACAAGTCTTTAAACTAGGCACTCGTTATTCTGAGTCAATGGATGCGACGTACCTTGATGAGAATGGTCGAGCGCAGCCAATGATTATGGGCTGCTATGGTATCGGTATCTCTAGAACGCTTTCAGCGATTGTTGAACAGCATCACGATGAGAAAGGAATCATTTGGCCGGAAGCTGTTGCGCCATATGACCTTCATCTCCTTGCATTAAATATGAAAAACGATGCTCAAAAAGAGCTAGCTGAAACGTTATACGAGCGCTTAGAAGATGAGGGCTTTGACGTACTTTTCGATGACCGTCAGGAGCGAGCAGGCGTGAAATTTGCAGACAGTGATTTAATTGGGCTGCCAATTCGCATTAGCTGCGGAAAACGTTCAGAAGAAGGCATTGTTGAAGTGAAGTTTAGAAAATCAGGGGAATCACACGAAGTATCTGTTGATGAGCTGATTTCTTTTATACGCCAAGCATAA